From the Desulfovibrio sp. JY genome, one window contains:
- a CDS encoding universal stress protein — protein sequence MYVHRPKTIVVGLDGSSASRGAFEQAMILAASLRGRLVAVAVAPALGGLERIGRERERRELLRPFEEALEAAGEAASKAGLPLKKVLEAGEAFERLVDAAEGEEASLIVVGDARRAYMERILLGRNVAKIIGYSPCDVLVVPERTTLDFTKVVTAVDGSKQSMAAAGRAIGLCAAYAGSLDVVAALDVPVDRHLIYGIFEDIKRRALVATGAVAKAAKERDVACAVTILEGSPYRAIAAHAASVGAGCLVLGSYGKSGLRRLLLGSVAERVLALSSCPVLVVKAAPGDADAVPLDEET from the coding sequence ATGTACGTGCACCGACCCAAGACCATTGTCGTCGGGCTCGACGGCTCCTCGGCCTCCCGGGGAGCCTTCGAGCAGGCCATGATCCTGGCCGCCTCCTTACGGGGGCGGCTTGTTGCCGTTGCGGTGGCTCCCGCCTTGGGCGGGCTCGAGCGCATCGGCCGGGAACGAGAACGCCGGGAACTGTTGCGGCCCTTCGAGGAGGCCCTCGAGGCGGCGGGGGAGGCTGCGTCCAAGGCCGGGTTGCCGCTTAAAAAAGTGCTCGAGGCCGGGGAGGCCTTCGAGCGGCTGGTGGATGCGGCCGAGGGCGAGGAGGCCAGTCTGATCGTTGTGGGCGATGCGCGGCGCGCCTATATGGAACGGATATTGCTTGGGAGAAATGTGGCCAAGATCATCGGCTACAGCCCGTGCGACGTGCTGGTTGTTCCAGAACGAACCACGCTGGATTTTACCAAGGTGGTTACGGCTGTTGACGGCTCCAAGCAGAGCATGGCCGCCGCCGGGCGCGCCATCGGCCTTTGCGCCGCCTACGCCGGCTCCCTGGATGTGGTGGCGGCCCTCGACGTCCCCGTGGACAGGCATCTGATCTACGGCATCTTCGAGGACATCAAGCGCCGGGCGCTTGTCGCCACGGGGGCGGTGGCCAAGGCGGCCAAGGAGCGGGACGTGGCCTGTGCGGTGACGATTCTGGAAGGCTCGCCCTACCGGGCCATCGCGGCCCATGCCGCCTCGGTCGGAGCCGGCTGCCTGGTGCTCGGGTCGTACGGCAAGAGCGGATTGCGGCGGCTGTTGCTCGGCAGCGTGGCCGAGCGGGTGCTGGCCCTTTCCTCCTGCCCGGTCCTGGTGGTCAAGGCCGCTCCAGGGGATGCGGACGCCGTACCCTTGGACGAAGAAACCTAA
- a CDS encoding glycosyltransferase family 39 protein, which produces MRVDRRRLIIALIVLALLAGLFATRLWRIDAASLWEDDYLNLDRALMPLGDMVAVQKWQGPADTIFDFQPPLVYGVQHLALAIHQSSLAARIPSLLAALLTPLGLWLLARRLFGPAVGFVTAVLSVFLLYPLGFAQAIKTYALFLCLAVYALWLVVRAVEKRTVWAWIAYGACALAMLYAGYQALPAFAAQCLWAGLVLWRAPAETAGAAGRRRRLTPLLVTCAAVGLAYLPWLPAVFFARTFLLDPSVHPWAGVNVAFAGKILRGLIALDPHLPRGYVIGWCAMLALGLWRCVSHRQWRGLGLLCLVAGITSLALVSSRSLLRSILEGRHFVMAFPAMVLFAACGVVGLRDVTARALSRFRFGSQVAAGFALAACLFLLWPSVSAYPGFFGRSLSLDRDFFHWLDGVRGDVNALNFHGYKRNTRRFALGWYLPGRFDEAGTFAAPGYRRIADIDTFYTDDAPKRPRLPGLPLKTFSWLFTTTRVTLAPAAGRAPLVMDPGPGGVWRYKDDFRDRRFYADALRAANTTLDTELGMLRPARYSRPASATWAFEVPPGTTFAKLRLTVTAALFKRHPTVASDSDLVVAAGPDPAHLTDLGVIGQDAFPVKDGHPVTVPSAFFDEMGFYHDRCRKVAVDYAVPAGLAASGRIFVRVSYRPGHKEGFLNLAGLAVVADLSGRPAGQGKDSPLALQAGHLLANIRAARWREADGGTETGLFAFAAPGTPWLADVGLPVGTPAEAEVFRARHPALAPVATLADKDGHPALLVYDTAMASPGIKLSAATPGHAVSSLPDFGQAPVSLRLTGTIAIPTLRFGATSLTIPVLAPAGSTLTLTPGGKGRITFAPDWTTTPSRYSAAMSYARDVTASKRTRGALTCGIDGNCAFSYTFVSALPMTELRLRAFPLVYANPCRKCEPNQARVSVSTDGGKTYRTLVDEKGGEECTWTPAGTSAYRRLRLDPPAKTVIVAFQLQQGEQAGFLSPSWNVDDMYIEADIDARALPPLHLSGPDLKVSLADPGTNDFALFLRPGPWPLSSRTAQPEF; this is translated from the coding sequence ATGCGGGTTGACCGGCGTCGGCTTATTATAGCCCTGATTGTTCTGGCTTTGCTGGCCGGGCTTTTCGCCACCCGGCTCTGGCGAATCGACGCTGCCTCCCTATGGGAGGACGACTACCTCAATTTGGACCGGGCGCTCATGCCCCTGGGCGACATGGTCGCCGTCCAGAAATGGCAGGGCCCGGCCGACACCATCTTCGATTTTCAGCCGCCGCTTGTCTACGGCGTACAGCATCTGGCCCTGGCCATCCACCAAAGTTCGCTGGCCGCGCGCATTCCGAGTCTTTTGGCCGCGCTGCTGACGCCCCTTGGGCTGTGGCTGCTCGCCCGGCGACTCTTCGGCCCCGCGGTCGGGTTCGTCACCGCCGTCCTGTCCGTGTTCCTGCTCTATCCCCTCGGCTTCGCCCAGGCCATCAAGACCTATGCGCTGTTCCTATGCCTGGCCGTCTATGCGCTGTGGCTCGTGGTCCGGGCCGTGGAAAAGCGTACCGTGTGGGCCTGGATTGCCTACGGGGCCTGCGCCCTGGCCATGCTCTATGCCGGCTACCAGGCGTTGCCCGCCTTCGCGGCCCAGTGTCTGTGGGCGGGCCTCGTCCTGTGGCGGGCTCCCGCTGAGACGGCTGGGGCGGCTGGGCGACGCCGCCGGCTGACGCCATTGCTGGTCACCTGCGCGGCAGTGGGGCTGGCGTATCTTCCGTGGCTTCCGGCGGTTTTTTTCGCCCGGACGTTTCTGCTCGATCCGTCCGTCCATCCGTGGGCCGGCGTGAATGTCGCCTTTGCGGGCAAGATCCTGCGCGGCCTGATCGCGCTCGATCCGCATCTGCCCCGGGGCTACGTCATCGGCTGGTGCGCCATGCTCGCCCTGGGGCTTTGGCGCTGTGTGTCCCATCGCCAATGGCGGGGGCTGGGGCTGCTTTGTCTCGTGGCGGGGATCACCAGCCTGGCGTTGGTCAGTTCGCGCAGTCTGCTGCGGTCGATTCTCGAGGGCAGGCATTTCGTTATGGCCTTTCCGGCCATGGTTCTTTTCGCCGCCTGCGGCGTGGTCGGGCTGCGCGACGTGACCGCCCGGGCCTTGTCCCGGTTTCGCTTCGGGTCTCAGGTGGCGGCGGGTTTCGCCCTGGCCGCCTGCCTTTTCCTGCTGTGGCCGAGCGTTTCCGCCTATCCGGGCTTCTTCGGGCGTTCCCTGAGTCTCGATCGGGACTTTTTCCACTGGCTGGACGGCGTGCGTGGCGATGTCAACGCTTTGAATTTCCACGGCTACAAGCGCAATACGCGCCGCTTTGCCCTCGGCTGGTATCTCCCCGGCCGGTTCGACGAGGCCGGGACCTTTGCCGCGCCGGGGTACCGTCGCATTGCCGACATCGACACCTTTTACACCGACGATGCCCCAAAAAGGCCGCGCCTGCCCGGTCTGCCGCTCAAGACTTTCAGCTGGCTTTTCACCACCACCCGCGTCACCCTTGCCCCGGCGGCCGGACGCGCGCCACTGGTCATGGACCCGGGCCCGGGCGGGGTCTGGCGTTACAAGGATGATTTTCGGGACCGGCGATTTTACGCCGACGCGCTACGCGCCGCCAACACCACCCTCGACACCGAACTCGGCATGTTGCGCCCGGCCCGGTATTCCAGGCCCGCATCCGCGACCTGGGCCTTCGAGGTCCCGCCCGGCACGACGTTTGCCAAATTGCGCCTGACCGTCACGGCCGCGCTTTTCAAGCGCCATCCGACCGTGGCGTCCGATTCCGATCTGGTCGTCGCCGCCGGGCCGGACCCCGCCCATCTGACCGACCTCGGCGTTATCGGCCAGGACGCCTTCCCCGTGAAGGATGGCCATCCGGTCACGGTACCCAGCGCCTTTTTCGACGAGATGGGTTTTTACCACGATCGCTGCCGGAAAGTGGCGGTGGACTATGCCGTTCCGGCGGGACTTGCCGCTTCGGGCCGTATTTTCGTGCGGGTGTCCTACCGCCCCGGGCACAAGGAGGGCTTTCTCAACTTGGCTGGTTTGGCCGTGGTCGCCGATCTGTCGGGCAGGCCGGCCGGGCAGGGCAAGGACAGCCCCCTGGCGCTCCAGGCCGGGCACTTGCTGGCCAACATCCGGGCCGCGCGCTGGCGCGAAGCGGACGGTGGGACGGAGACGGGACTTTTCGCCTTTGCCGCGCCGGGGACTCCCTGGCTGGCCGATGTCGGCCTGCCCGTGGGCACGCCGGCCGAGGCCGAGGTCTTTCGTGCCCGCCATCCGGCGCTTGCACCCGTGGCCACGTTGGCGGACAAAGACGGCCATCCGGCGCTTCTCGTCTACGATACCGCCATGGCCAGCCCTGGGATCAAGCTAAGCGCCGCCACTCCCGGGCATGCCGTCTCCAGTCTGCCGGATTTCGGCCAGGCCCCGGTTTCCTTGCGCCTGACCGGGACCATCGCCATCCCGACCCTGCGTTTTGGCGCAACCAGCCTGACCATTCCGGTCCTGGCCCCGGCCGGAAGCACCCTGACCCTGACGCCGGGGGGGAAGGGGCGCATTACCTTCGCTCCGGACTGGACGACCACGCCGTCGCGCTATAGCGCCGCCATGAGCTACGCGCGCGACGTGACGGCCTCGAAACGGACGCGTGGGGCATTGACCTGCGGCATCGACGGCAACTGCGCCTTCAGCTATACCTTCGTTTCCGCCTTGCCCATGACCGAACTGCGCCTGCGCGCCTTTCCCCTGGTCTACGCCAATCCCTGCCGCAAATGCGAACCCAACCAGGCCCGGGTGTCCGTGTCCACGGACGGCGGCAAGACCTACCGTACCCTGGTCGACGAGAAGGGAGGCGAGGAATGCACCTGGACGCCGGCCGGCACTTCCGCCTACCGGCGGCTGCGCCTCGATCCGCCGGCCAAAACGGTGATCGTCGCCTTCCAGTTGCAGCAGGGGGAACAGGCCGGGTTTCTCTCCCCGTCCTGGAACGTGGACGACATGTATATCGAGGCCGATATCGACGCGCGGGCGCTGCCGCCGCTGCACCTCTCCGGTCCGGACCTCAAGGTGTCCCTGGCCGATCCCGGAACCAACGATTTCGCGCTCTTCCTGCGACCCGGCCCCTGGCCGCTCTCGTCGCGCACGGCGCAGCCGGAGTTTTAG
- a CDS encoding IS110 family transposase — MAGQAISQLQAFVEASQGRSFFVGLDIHKNSYSVALRRVDGAVHTLVLSASPQALIDKLAALGITVAMAASESGPTGFHLARALTKAGIPNLVAAPSRIPRPVIWGAKTDRLDCVKLADYAAKGMLRPIAVPTEEQEAQRSLERRRHNLADDLRRVKLRIHSHLLFLGLTEPPNLKYWSKVAVASLLKLPMHQAARYTLESFVREMHAITSELSLVEQQLETICRQEEHDEVIKCLRTVPGVGPLIAATFRLELFQPERFSRAEEVTSYLGLAPMVRQSGESKGRAKLRPVGQTKLRSLLVEAAWKWRAHDPKAQAWYHKLLGKSGLAQKAITALARKLAIILWRLSLEKRVYRSEAVVA; from the coding sequence ATGGCAGGACAAGCGATATCCCAACTTCAGGCGTTTGTAGAGGCTTCTCAAGGTCGATCTTTTTTTGTCGGATTGGATATCCATAAGAACAGTTATTCTGTGGCATTGCGCCGCGTTGATGGGGCTGTCCACACCTTGGTGCTATCGGCGAGCCCGCAGGCTTTGATCGACAAATTGGCCGCGTTGGGCATCACCGTGGCCATGGCGGCCAGTGAATCCGGGCCAACCGGATTTCACTTGGCCAGGGCGCTTACCAAAGCGGGCATCCCCAACTTGGTGGCGGCTCCCAGCCGTATTCCCCGCCCCGTGATCTGGGGCGCAAAAACAGATCGGCTCGATTGCGTCAAATTGGCCGATTACGCCGCCAAGGGAATGCTGCGTCCCATCGCCGTACCGACGGAAGAACAAGAAGCGCAGAGGAGTCTGGAACGCCGGCGACACAACTTGGCCGACGACCTGCGTCGTGTGAAACTTCGCATCCATTCCCATCTGCTTTTTTTGGGCCTCACCGAACCACCCAATCTGAAATACTGGAGCAAGGTCGCTGTAGCATCCCTGCTTAAACTGCCCATGCATCAGGCTGCCCGGTATACGCTGGAAAGTTTTGTGCGGGAGATGCATGCCATCACCAGCGAATTGTCCCTCGTTGAACAGCAACTTGAAACAATTTGCCGCCAGGAAGAGCATGACGAAGTCATCAAGTGCCTGCGCACCGTGCCCGGTGTAGGACCGCTCATCGCCGCTACGTTTCGTCTGGAGTTGTTCCAGCCGGAGCGTTTCAGCCGGGCCGAAGAAGTGACAAGCTATCTGGGACTTGCGCCCATGGTGCGCCAGAGCGGCGAGAGCAAGGGCCGGGCCAAGTTACGGCCGGTGGGGCAGACCAAACTGCGAAGTCTTTTAGTGGAGGCGGCCTGGAAATGGCGCGCACACGATCCGAAGGCCCAGGCTTGGTATCACAAACTGCTGGGGAAAAGCGGCCTGGCCCAAAAGGCCATCACAGCCTTGGCTCGAAAACTGGCCATCATTTTGTGGCGGCTGAGCCTGGAGAAAAGAGTGTACCGCTCTGAGGCCGTTGTAGCGTGA
- a CDS encoding response regulator — MFFRNKSRPAEPAAPNTAEAENGVLETLRRSVEDARLPAQAADAAGRELERLEKTDPSVAEYGVGINYLEFLLKLPWNNCTRDTLDLARAREVLDARHHGLMAVKERILEFLAARALRSAAKPKLLVVDDEEIARMNMAHVLGKEGYDVRTAGDGLEALDILTGGFAADVVVTDLKMERLDGMELLRRLRRTAPDAAVVMVTGFATVGTAVEALRAGAAHYLGKPVNLDELKKTVREVLDAKLAASPGRGPVLCFSGPPGVGKTSVGQAVAEALGREFVRLSLAGLRDEAELRGHRRTYVGAMPGRILKELARIGVSNPVFMLDEIDKIGADFRGDAASALLEILDPEQNARFSDNYLEIPFDLSRIMFIATANDVSRLPGPLLDRLENLAFPGYTDREKLGIAKDFLLPRHLRENGLSPDSITFTDQALGRIIDDYTRESGLRGLSREVGAACRRLARLTFEDKGTAPTAIDAPDIPKLLGPRRFTREAAEAGDRVGVVTGLVVGTHGGEIVFVETARMPGSGQLLLTGSLGDVLRESAQAALSHIRSHAVALGVAPDFFEKTDIHVHFPAGAITKDGPSAGVTIFCALLSLLTDRPARCDVAATGEMTLAGRLLPVAGIREKCLAAKRAGITTVVLPQANAPIVETLPADVLEGLDIVLAADATAAAEVLLRK, encoded by the coding sequence ATGTTTTTCCGCAACAAATCCCGCCCGGCCGAGCCCGCCGCCCCGAACACCGCAGAGGCCGAAAACGGCGTGCTCGAAACCCTGCGCCGCTCCGTGGAAGACGCCCGGCTGCCGGCCCAGGCCGCCGATGCCGCCGGTCGCGAACTGGAACGCCTGGAAAAAACCGATCCGTCCGTGGCCGAATACGGCGTCGGCATCAACTATCTGGAATTTCTGCTTAAGCTCCCCTGGAACAACTGCACCCGCGACACCCTCGACCTCGCCCGGGCCAGGGAGGTTCTGGACGCGCGGCACCACGGGCTCATGGCGGTCAAGGAGCGCATCCTGGAATTTCTGGCCGCCCGGGCGCTTCGCAGCGCGGCCAAGCCCAAGCTCCTGGTGGTCGACGACGAGGAAATCGCGCGCATGAACATGGCCCATGTCCTTGGCAAGGAGGGCTATGACGTGCGCACGGCCGGCGACGGCCTGGAGGCGCTGGACATCCTGACCGGAGGATTCGCGGCCGATGTGGTGGTGACGGATCTCAAAATGGAACGCCTGGACGGCATGGAGCTGTTGCGGCGGCTGCGGCGCACCGCTCCGGACGCCGCGGTCGTCATGGTCACGGGATTTGCCACCGTGGGCACGGCGGTGGAGGCGCTCCGGGCCGGGGCCGCCCACTACCTCGGCAAGCCGGTCAATCTCGACGAGCTCAAAAAGACCGTGCGCGAGGTCCTTGACGCCAAACTGGCCGCTTCGCCGGGGCGCGGGCCGGTGTTGTGCTTTTCCGGCCCTCCCGGGGTCGGCAAGACGTCCGTGGGGCAGGCCGTGGCCGAGGCCCTGGGCCGCGAATTCGTGCGCCTGTCCCTGGCCGGGCTTCGCGACGAGGCCGAACTGCGCGGCCACCGCCGCACCTACGTCGGGGCCATGCCAGGGCGCATCCTCAAGGAACTGGCCCGCATCGGCGTGTCCAACCCGGTCTTCATGCTGGACGAGATCGACAAGATCGGCGCGGATTTTCGCGGCGACGCCGCCTCGGCCCTGCTCGAAATCCTCGACCCCGAGCAAAACGCCCGCTTTTCCGACAATTACCTGGAAATTCCCTTCGACCTCTCGCGCATCATGTTCATCGCCACGGCCAACGACGTCTCGCGCCTGCCCGGCCCCCTGCTCGACCGCCTGGAAAACCTGGCCTTCCCCGGTTACACCGACCGGGAAAAGCTCGGTATCGCCAAGGACTTCCTCCTGCCCCGACACCTGCGCGAAAACGGCCTGTCCCCGGATTCCATCACCTTCACCGACCAGGCCCTTGGCCGCATCATCGACGACTACACCCGCGAATCCGGCCTGCGCGGACTCTCCCGCGAAGTCGGCGCGGCCTGCCGCCGCCTGGCCCGGCTCACCTTTGAGGACAAAGGCACGGCCCCGACCGCCATCGACGCCCCGGACATCCCCAAGCTCCTGGGGCCGCGCCGCTTCACCCGCGAGGCGGCCGAAGCCGGCGACCGCGTGGGCGTGGTGACGGGCCTTGTCGTCGGCACGCACGGCGGCGAAATCGTCTTCGTCGAGACCGCCCGCATGCCCGGCTCCGGGCAGCTGCTGCTCACCGGCTCCCTCGGCGACGTGCTGCGCGAATCGGCCCAGGCGGCGCTCAGCCATATCCGCAGCCACGCCGTCGCCCTCGGCGTCGCCCCGGATTTTTTCGAAAAAACCGACATCCACGTCCACTTCCCGGCCGGCGCCATCACCAAGGACGGCCCCTCGGCCGGGGTCACCATCTTCTGCGCCCTGCTCTCCCTTTTGACCGACCGCCCCGCCCGCTGCGACGTGGCCGCAACCGGCGAGATGACCCTGGCCGGACGCCTGCTCCCCGTGGCCGGCATCCGGGAAAAATGCCTGGCCGCCAAACGCGCCGGCATCACCACCGTCGTCCTGCCCCAGGCCAACGCCCCTATCGTCGAGACCCTGCCCGCCGACGTGCTCGAAGGCCTCGATATCGTCCTGGCCGCCGACGCCACCGCCGCCGCCGAGGTGTTGCTCCGCAAATAG
- a CDS encoding sulfite exporter TauE/SafE family protein has product MHGAGEMITFIDLNMYSVVFLFLVGFIGGLVSGFIGSGGAFVLTPGMMSLGVPGPVAVASNMCHKFPKALVGSIKRYRYGQVDIKLGVIMGLFAEIGVQLGIKVQTSILERWGQAGSNLYVSLAFVVVLLTVGSFVMRDAMRLARSGGAAGSPNRLAQRLQAIELWPMLTFKRAGVRISMWFLIPVSLATGMLAATIAVGGFIGVPGLMYVIGVTSIVASASELVIAFVMGLGGTLIWAYYGMVDIRLTLIILGGSLFGVQLGAIGTTYVKEYMIKMVMAIIMLIVAVSRFLAMPKYLNKLSLTNFADSTVSLLTQTSFGIMVVALLIGAGIILASMFKARRLENGA; this is encoded by the coding sequence ATGCACGGCGCTGGCGAAATGATCACCTTCATCGACCTCAATATGTATTCCGTCGTTTTTCTTTTTCTGGTCGGCTTCATCGGCGGACTGGTCAGCGGCTTTATCGGCTCCGGCGGGGCCTTCGTGCTCACCCCGGGTATGATGAGCCTTGGCGTTCCCGGCCCCGTGGCCGTGGCCAGCAACATGTGCCACAAGTTCCCCAAGGCCTTGGTCGGCTCCATCAAGCGCTACCGCTACGGCCAGGTGGACATCAAACTGGGCGTCATCATGGGCCTTTTCGCCGAAATCGGCGTCCAGCTCGGCATCAAGGTCCAGACCTCCATTCTGGAGCGCTGGGGGCAGGCCGGCTCCAACCTCTACGTCAGTCTGGCCTTCGTCGTGGTGCTGTTGACCGTCGGCAGCTTCGTCATGCGCGACGCCATGCGCCTGGCCCGTTCCGGCGGCGCCGCGGGCTCGCCCAACCGCCTGGCCCAGCGTCTCCAGGCCATCGAGCTGTGGCCCATGCTCACCTTCAAGCGGGCCGGCGTGCGCATCTCCATGTGGTTTCTGATCCCGGTCTCCCTGGCCACCGGCATGCTGGCCGCCACCATCGCCGTGGGCGGGTTCATCGGCGTTCCGGGCCTCATGTACGTCATCGGCGTCACCAGCATCGTGGCCTCGGCCTCCGAGCTGGTCATCGCCTTCGTCATGGGCCTTGGCGGCACGCTGATCTGGGCCTATTACGGCATGGTCGACATCCGGCTCACGCTCATCATCCTCGGCGGCTCGCTCTTCGGCGTGCAGCTCGGCGCCATCGGCACCACCTACGTCAAGGAATACATGATCAAAATGGTCATGGCCATCATCATGCTCATCGTGGCCGTAAGCCGCTTTCTGGCCATGCCCAAGTACCTCAACAAGCTTTCCCTGACCAATTTCGCCGATTCCACCGTGTCCCTGCTCACCCAGACGAGCTTCGGCATCATGGTGGTGGCCCTGCTGATCGGCGCGGGCATCATCCTGGCCTCCATGTTCAAGGCCAGAAGGCTGGAAAACGGGGCCTAG
- a CDS encoding cytochrome b/b6 domain-containing protein — MLYIYTRYERFWHWLQAALILCLLATGFEVHGTFTLLGYKRAVSVHAWLGVTWLIAFAFFIFWIATTGEWKQYVPTTKKMFEVMRFYAYGIFLGAPHPCPKTAEVKHNPLQRLTYLVLATFLLPFMMVTGLLYYSYNDWASLGLGGLSLSAVALAHLIGAFAILVFLVVHVYMTTTGHTPLAHVQAMITGWER, encoded by the coding sequence ATGCTCTATATCTACACCCGCTACGAACGCTTCTGGCACTGGTTGCAGGCCGCCCTGATCCTGTGCCTGCTGGCCACCGGCTTCGAGGTCCACGGCACCTTCACCCTGCTCGGCTACAAACGGGCCGTGTCCGTCCACGCCTGGCTCGGCGTGACCTGGCTCATCGCCTTCGCCTTCTTCATCTTCTGGATCGCCACCACCGGCGAGTGGAAGCAGTACGTGCCGACCACCAAAAAGATGTTCGAGGTCATGCGCTTCTACGCCTACGGCATCTTCCTCGGCGCGCCCCATCCCTGCCCCAAGACGGCCGAGGTCAAGCACAACCCGCTGCAACGCCTGACCTACCTGGTCCTGGCCACCTTCCTGCTCCCCTTCATGATGGTCACCGGGCTCCTCTACTACAGCTACAACGACTGGGCCTCCCTGGGCCTCGGCGGCCTGAGCCTGTCCGCCGTGGCCCTGGCGCACCTCATCGGCGCTTTCGCCATTCTCGTTTTCCTGGTCGTCCACGTCTACATGACCACCACCGGCCATACGCCCCTGGCCCACGTGCAGGCCATGATCACCGGCTGGGAAAGATAG
- a CDS encoding universal stress protein yields the protein MHDAATMTQETQMPAGRPHQVLVVVRGGQAAAALTEYALGVAERLGLGILAAYVDTLPRFGDRLTRRERFAAGAAHDAAAFAAKAQQSNIGFEHVTASGKASEAVLALVHGGRRIDFVVLDPAIRLEDVARRSPVPVFGLDVAEADGKGRGRGRKMLQHRNPGRLSMSERTRKRNGVRSIIFGIGSVALYAAVFTHTDWVANLSAKGGLYAIVPVITVFLFSYVHGSFTGAFWSALGIEASKGAAAKKQTTVSTEKRKDGRAAAQINA from the coding sequence ATGCACGACGCCGCGACCATGACGCAGGAAACCCAGATGCCGGCCGGACGGCCCCACCAGGTGCTGGTGGTGGTTCGGGGCGGCCAGGCGGCTGCCGCCTTGACCGAATACGCCCTGGGCGTGGCCGAGCGGCTGGGGCTCGGAATCCTGGCGGCCTACGTCGACACCCTGCCCCGGTTTGGCGACAGGCTGACGCGGCGGGAGCGCTTCGCCGCCGGGGCCGCCCACGACGCGGCCGCGTTCGCGGCAAAGGCGCAACAATCAAACATTGGCTTCGAGCATGTCACGGCTTCGGGCAAGGCGTCCGAGGCGGTGCTGGCCCTGGTGCACGGCGGCCGGCGCATCGATTTCGTGGTGCTCGATCCGGCGATTCGACTTGAGGATGTGGCCCGGCGTTCGCCCGTGCCGGTCTTCGGCCTGGATGTGGCCGAGGCGGACGGCAAGGGGCGCGGTCGCGGCCGCAAGATGCTGCAACACCGAAATCCTGGGAGGTTGTCCATGTCCGAGAGAACGCGCAAACGCAACGGGGTTCGTTCCATCATCTTCGGCATCGGGTCGGTGGCTTTGTACGCGGCGGTTTTCACCCATACCGACTGGGTCGCCAACCTGTCGGCCAAGGGCGGCCTGTACGCCATCGTGCCGGTCATCACCGTGTTCTTGTTCTCCTACGTGCACGGCAGCTTCACCGGCGCCTTCTGGTCGGCGCTCGGCATCGAGGCCTCCAAGGGCGCGGCGGCCAAGAAGCAGACGACCGTTTCGACCGAGAAGCGCAAGGACGGCCGCGCTGCCGCCCAGATCAACGCGTAG